Proteins from one Podospora pseudocomata strain CBS 415.72m chromosome 4, whole genome shotgun sequence genomic window:
- a CDS encoding hypothetical protein (COG:K; EggNog:ENOG503Q159) — protein sequence MEDENRTRQRGRKRWTEEEDSILYEEAMKQSTTGNVRDWHRIATKLPGRTNKDCRKRWVNKVCGGLKKGLWDPEEDRRLQSAVEKHGLRWPLIAAEVGYRSPDQCAKRWQYGLDPRLKHREWTTEEDKLLLSLVQERGREWKAIQHSHYPSRSRIDLKNRYTILMRRLNNPSHQDVFQDEDGSDTSSVISAGDASDDGTGTTAATTISTHSGSSSHRLHSRQGSRVSAASDQVVAQSNTHSQHVEVSLGTGHPHVEQLEADFNASDWLDSSAFSLIPTTTAQHAGSVDPLSLTSFLDHHSSGLHHDTAMMSSTWEDPFSASAAPQAYHLSGFHLSTSTYPQTAGLTTTTTTADDHDVGKGDVEMEGMVAFDPTLLLADTTGTDSYSTEPIQSTAGPEQVPRSEQNVGGELGSGDDEDVSKVVIAVEGCDKDTLDYLLNVTRPIKGRVKMEITM from the exons ATGGAAGATGAGAACAGAACTCGTCAACGCGGCCGCAAACGATGgaccgaggaagaggatagCATCCTCTATGAAGAAGCTATGAAACAAT CCACCACGGGAAATGTCAGAGATTGGCACAGGATAGCCACCAAGCTGCCGGGGAGAACAAACAAGGATTGTCGCAAACGATGGGTCAACAAAGTCTGTGgagggttgaagaagggacTCTGGGACCCCGAAGAAGATCGTCGACTCCAATCAGCTGTAGAAAAGCATGGGTTAAGATGGCCACTCATCGCTGCTGAGGTGGGCTATCGGAGCCCTGACC AATGTGCAAAAAGGTGGCAATATGGGCTCGACCCAAGATTAAAGCATCGAGAGTGGACAACGGAAGAG GACAAGCTGCTGCTTTCTCTTGTGCAAGAAAGAGGACGGGAGTGGAAGGCTATTCAGCACAGTCACTACCCATCGCGATCACGGATCGATCTCAAGAACCGCTACACAATTCTCATGCGCAGACTAAACAACCCCAGCCATCAAGATGTCTTtcaggatgaagatggctcTGACACCAGCTCTGTCATATCAGCTGGCGACGCAAGTGATGATGGAACCggcacaacagcagccacaacGATCAGTACGCATAGCGGCTCATCATCACACAGGCTGCATTCAAGACAGGGCTCCAGAGTGTCTGCTGCGTCTGATCAAGTAGTGGCGCAGTCCAACACACACTCGCAACATGTTGAAGTCAGCTTGGGGACGGGACATCCGCATGTGGAGCAGCTTGAAGCAGACTTCAACGCGTCGGACTGGCTTGActcctcagccttctccctcatacccaccaccacagctcaGCACGCAGGAAGCGTTGATCCATTATCGCTGACGTCGTTTTTGGATCATCACAGTTCAGGGCTGCATCACGATACAGCTATGATGTCTTCAACCTGGGAAGATCCGTTTTCAGCGTCTGCTGCCCCGCAAGCTTACCACTTGTCTGGGTTTCATCTTTCCACAAGCACCTATCCTCAAACGGCCGGCTTAACgacgaccacaaccaccgctGATGACCATGATGtagggaagggggatgtaGAGATGGAGGGAATGGTTGCTTTTGACCCGACCCTCCTTCTCGCTGATACCACGGGCACGGACAGCTATAGTACAGAGCCTATCCAATCCACCGCGGGACCAGAGCAGGTCCCGCGATCGGAACAGAATGTGGGAGGAGAGTTGGGGTCCggtgacgatgaagatgtgAGCAAAGTGGTCATTGCAGTCGAAGGATGTGATAAAGATACATTGGACTATCTGCTCAATGTCACCAGACCAATCAAGGGACGTGTGAAAATGGAGATTACTATGTGA
- a CDS encoding hypothetical protein (COG:U; EggNog:ENOG503NYKJ) → MAGDGAGVTGKSDPIITRLANEDKKWFYQKPNLLYLYLMLFPTCMGIELTSGFDSQMINALQIVPFWKLYFNDPQGALKGIIAAAYSLGAILSLPFIPMINDRFGRRWSIFGGSVVMVIGALVQGFSVHVGMYIVARMILGFGIPTCIVSGSSLIGELAYPKERPVMTSLFNVAYFVGQIIAAAICFGTNNIQSDWAWRIPSLLQICPSLLQITFVFFLPESPRWLITKDRGDEALAILEKYHGESDRGAEFVAAEFAQMQTTIKLELEAAKKSWLDLFKTAGMRRRVLITTMLGLFTQWSGNTLISYYLGDLLKMIGFTDTTYVQKINVSIACWSLVCGATVSLLVTKIRRRVMYLACTISLLLCYISWTISMERAQTAAQAGTPNNAANIATLFFIYAYSPCYNMGYNALTYTYMVEVWPYAERSSGIAFFQLFGRLAGFFTTFVNPIGLNSVGWRYLISYCCWLAYEVVFVYFFFPETFGRTLEELAFLFEDKHLADQANAAVEKVLNEKNADAISLGGEKGRSEVRENVA, encoded by the exons ATGGCTGGCGACGGTGCTGGCGTGACCGGCAAGTCggatcccatcatcacccggCTTGCCAACGAGGACAAGAAATGGTTCTACCAGAAGCCCAACCTGCTTTACCTTTACCTGATGCTCTTTCCCACTTGCATGGGTATTGAGTTGACGTCTGGTTTCGACTCGCAGATGATCAACGCTCTGCAGATCGTCCCCTTCTGGAAACTTT ACTTCAACGATCCTCAAGGTGCTCTCAAGGGGATTATTGCCGCTGCCTACTCTCTCGGTGCTATTCTCTCTCTTCCGTTCATTCCCATGATCAATGACAGGTTCGGCCGTCGCTGGTCCATCTTTGGCGGCTCTGTCGTCATGGTTATCGGTGCTCTCGTTCAGGGTTTCTCCGTCCACG TCGGCATGTACATCGTCGCCCGTATGATTCTCGGTTTCGGTATTCCCACCTGCATTGTCTCTGGCTCGTCTTTGATCGGAGAGTTGGCCTATCCCAAGGAGCGTCCTGTCATGACCTCGCTCTTCAACGTCGCCTACTTTGTCGGTCAGATTATTGCTGCTGCCATCTGCTTCGGTACCAACAACATCCAGAGCGACTGGGCCTGGAGAATCCCATCGCTTTTGCAGATTTGCCCTTCTCTTTTGCAAATCACCTTTGTCTT CTTCCTTCCCGAGTCGCCTCGCTGGCTCATCACAAAGGATCGTGGTGATGAGGCTCTTGCGATCTTGGAGAAGTACCATGGCGAATCTGATCGCGGCGCCGAGTTCGTTGCGGCCGAGTTCGCTCAGATGCAGACAACCATCAAGCTCGAGttggaggcggccaagaagtCATGGCTGGACTTGTTCAAGACGGCCGGTATGCGCCGTCGTGTTCTGATCACTACCATGCTGGGTCTCTTCACACAATGGTCCGGCAACACCTTGATTTC ATACTACCTTGGTGATCTTCTCAAGATGATTGGTTTCACCGACACAACCTATGTCCAGAAGATCAACGTCTCGATTGCCTGCTGGTCTCTTGTCTGCGGCGCCACCGTTtctctcctcgtcaccaagATTCGTCGTCGCGTCATGTACCTCGCTTGCACCATCTCTCTGCTTCTCTGCTACATTTCCTGGACCATCTCCATGGAGCGCGCCCAGACTGCCGCTCAAGCTGGCACGCCCAACAACGCGGCCAACATTGCgaccctcttcttcatctaCGCCTACTCTCCCTGCTACAACATGGGTTACAACGCTCTCACCTACACCTACATGGTCGAGGTGTGGCCCTATGCTGAGCGCTCTTCCGGTATCGCCTTCTTCCAGCTCTTCGGCCGTCTTGCCGGTTTCTTCACCACCTTTGTCAACCCCATTGGTCTCAACTCGGTGGGCTGGAGATATCTCATTTCCTACTGCTGCTGGCTCGCCTACGAGGTCGTGTTTGTTtacttcttcttccccgaGACATTCGGTCGCACTCTGGAGGAGTTGGCCTTCT TGTTTGAGGACAAGCATCTTGCCGACCAGGCCAACGCCGCTGTCGAAAAGGTTCTCAACGAGAAGAACGCGGACGCAATTTCCCTTGGTGGAGAGAAGGGTCGCTCCGAGGTCCGGGAGAATGTTGCTTGA
- a CDS encoding hypothetical protein (EggNog:ENOG503PSN8), which translates to MKFSHIVAVLSAPLAVAALPAAAEQDVSSTLLEARQNRRPTPCVRKTDPAPTQEETDARFAEFVEVFVGSRKNISRAFEFINHNPMAQNGHASAWSILGNMWGGIQHRYIRSTIRGNMSWVNYSAPGFGTIVDRFRWEGGCIVEHWDQGERYPARK; encoded by the exons ATGAAGTTCTCTCACATTGTCGCCGTTCTATCTGCCCCGTTGGCGGTAGCTGCGCTTCCGGCTGCTGCCGAGCAGGACGTTTCCAGCACTTTGCTGGAAGCCCGCCAAAACCGTCGGCCTACTCCATGCGTGAGAAAGACTGATCCTGCCCCTACTCAAGAGGAGACAGATGCTCGGTTCGCCGAGTTCGTCGAGGTGTTTGTCGGCTCCAGAAAGAACATCAGCCGTGCCTTTGAGTTCATC AACCACAACCCAATGGCTCAGAATGGACATGCATCGGCCTGGAGCATCCTCGGAAACATGTGGGGCGGCATTCAACATCGCTACATCCGAAGCACCATCCGCGGCAACATGTCGTGGGTAAACTATTCGGCTCCTGGCTTTGGCACCATTGTCGACCGGTTccggtgggagggaggatgcaTTGTCGAGCAT TGGGACCAAGGAGAGCGCTATCCCGCGAGGAAGTAA
- a CDS encoding hypothetical protein (MEROPS:MER0034665; EggNog:ENOG503P1JI; COG:V) yields the protein MSNLDSTLAGHAVPKPGASQPTNDGLDLIEEHILPKLDPEFLQYFIDVIAKQPPAHTIPIEEVRKSPQKHQPPCALDSSKEKGVGDHVVSSQDGTSIPVRVYHPVEDERGVVRPGPHPVHLNFHGGGFVLGDLHSEAGLCLVMRKAGVVVVDVNYRHCPETIWGKCIQDAWAALNWVRDEHVSLNVDPFSISIGGVSAGGHISLVLQHMARDAGIPLKLCMPTVPPTTDCLSLDYYTQSPYPSFHEFHRGPVLPWKRIKYFGNQCMPRDKLPEIRKMWPDWWLAPMRAPNWSGLCNTYIRTAEVDPLRDEGEAYAMKLVANGTMVTLKRYLGCPHTFMYLGVLSQKRQWDEDSIHALKVAHGLLK from the exons ATGAGCAATCTCGACTCGACCCTTGCCGGCCACGCCGTGCCAAAACCAGGAGCGTCGCAGCCTACAAATGATGGACTGGATCTGATTGAGGAGCACATCCTCCCAAAACTCGACCCCGAATTTCTCCAGTATTTCATCGACGTCATCGCCAAGCAACCGCCCGCCCACACAATCCCCATTGAGGAGGTTCGCAAAAGTCCTCAAAAACATCAGCCGCCTTGTGCTCTCGATTCTTCCAAAGAAAAGGGCGTAGGTGACCATGTTGTCAGCTCGCAAGATGGCACAAGCATCCCGGTGCGAGTCTACCACCCGGTTGAAGACGAGCGAGGAGTTGTGCGACCCGGCCCCCATCCTGTGCACCTAAACTTCCACGGAGGCGGCTTTGTGCTCGGTGACCTGCACTCAGAGGCGGGTCTGTGCTTGGTAATGCGCAAGGCCGGTGTTGTCGTGGTTGATGTCAACTATCGGCATTGTCCAG AAACGATATGGGGCAAGTGCATCCAAGATGCATGGGCCGCGCTCAACTGGGTCCGTGATGAACATGTCAGCCTCAACGTCGaccccttctccatctcaatCGGCGGCGTCTCCGCTGGCGGTCACATCTCGCTAGTCTTGCAGCACATGGCTAGAGATGCCGGGATCCCGCTTAAGCTGTGCATGCCCACCGTGCCCCCCACCACTGACTGCCTCAGTCTTGACTACTACACCCAATCTCCCTATCCGTCCTTCCACGAATTCCACCGGGGGCCAGTCCTGCCGTGGAAGCGGATCAAGTATTTTGGCAACCAGTGCATGCCGCGAGACAAGCTGCCGGAAATCAGAAAGATGTGGCCCGACTGGTGGCTTGCCCCCATGCGTGCTCCCAACTGGAGTGGGTTATGTAATACCTACATCCGCACCGCAGAAGTGGATCCGCTGCGGGACGAGGGAGAAGCCTATGCAATGAAACTTGTTGCTAACGGCACCATGGTCACTCTTAAGCGGTACTTGGGATGTCCCCATACATTTATGTACTTGGGCGTCCTGTCACAGAAAAGGCAGTGGGACGAAGATAGCATCCATGCTCTTAAGGTTGCCCATGGGTTACTGAAATAA
- a CDS encoding hypothetical protein (COG:Q; EggNog:ENOG503NYJJ) — MASRQQASLLRNQNDEERDYDMAVRNFQSGAYRDWPNEAGFEGLGEERGPVEVPVSGCIPLWAIGSLYRTGPGIYTIDDTPKGTYRTEHWFDGLAHTHRFDITPDPDNESKVKVFYSSRRQSDHLVEHIRKTGSMKHLSFGQKRDPCLGLFSKVMGTWQAAMIPHGEKWMENVSVAILPNPPGLESESGNLLGNKTTVGRAPQSGGHRVPLPQSVWATTDNNLMKQMDPDTLEPIGFATQSAFHPSLKGPLSCAHPQRDPVNGDIYNFNQDFGRETVYRVFCVSASTGQTEIIAELRGEGVHAAYIHSFFLTQHFVVLCIPASHIGWGGVKIPWAGNIVDAMEPFDESKKMKWFVVDRTNTKRGVVGRFESDAGFFFHSVNAFEEDDGRRIVCDMMRYRNLDVIQKMYCDVILQRDGATERFWEVEERAKGSMLSLTRFSLCLEQSNPTRFVPVEKVFAIPAPHAGELPTINPLFATRKHRYIYSLPYQGRSTMMDGIVKTDTQTREVLFWDIPKGHSPGEAIFVPRLPTGSNAEQEEDDGVLLSIILDGFDKTSYLLCLDAKTMKELGRAELAFAIGLGFHGVHVTASSKEIERVTGSFTQK, encoded by the exons ATGGCGTCAAGACAACAAGCTTCGTTGCTGAGGAATCAGAATGACGAGGAACGAGACTATGACATGGCAGTTCGTAATTTCCAGAGCGGTGCCTATCGCGACTGGCCCAATGAAGCAGGT TTTGAGGGCCTTGGTGAAGAACGAGGTCCCGTTGAGGTTCCAGTTTCAGGATGCATTCCCCTGTGGGCAATTGGCAGTCTCTATCGCACAGGGCCGGGCATCTACACCATCGACGACACTCCCAAAGGAACATACCGCACCGAGCACTGGTTTGATGGCCTGGCGCATACTCACCGCTTCGACATTACCCCCGACCCCGATAATGAAAGCAAAGTCAAAGTATTTTACTCGTCTCGTCGGCAATCGGACCATCTCGTCGAACACATTAGGAAAACTGGAAGTATGAAGCACCTCAGCTTTGGTCAGAAGCGCGACCCTTGTCTCGGATTGTTCTCAAAGGTTATGGGGACGTGGCAAGCTGCGATGATCCCTCACGGAGAGAAATGGATGGAGAATGTCAGTGTGGCTATTTTGCCGAACCCACCTGGACTGGAATCGGAATCAGGCAATTTGTTGGGCAACAAGACTACGGTCGGGAGGGCACCCCAGTCAGGGGGCCACCGagtccctctcccccaaagTGTGTGGGCAACAACCGACAATAATCTCATGAAGCAAATGGACCCTGACACCCTAGAGCCTATCGGCTTTGCAACACAGTCGGCGTTTCACCCCTCACTCAAGGGGCCTCTTTCATGCGCCCATCCACAAAGAGATCCCGTGAACGGCGACATCTACAACTTTAATCAGGACTTTGGAAGAGAGACTGTCTATCGAGTCTTTTGCGTCAGCGCATCGACGGGCCAGACCGAAATCATTGCCGAGCTGAGGGGAGAAGGTGTGCACGCAGCCTATATTCACAGTTTCTTTCTGACGCAGCACTTTGTTGTTCTTTGCATTCCAGCGTCGCATattggatggggaggagtcAAGATCCCTTGGGCCGGGAATATCGTCGACGCCATGGAGCCTTTTGACGAGtccaagaagatgaagtgGTTTGTAGTTGACCGCACCAACACAAAAAGAGGGGTTGTGGGACGGTTTGAGTCCGATGCGGGCTTTTTCTTCCATTCGGTGAATGCATtcgaagaagatgatggcagACGGATCGTTTGTGACATGATGCGGTATCGGAACCTCGACGTCATTCAGAAGATGTACTGCGATGTTATATTGCAGAGGGATGGAGCTACCGAGCGGTTTTGGGAAgttgaggagagggcgaaggGATCAATGCTTAGCCTCACAAGGTTTTCCCTATGTCTGGAACAGAGCAATCCGACGAGATTTGTGCCGGTTGAGAAAGTCTTTGCAATACCTGCTCCGCACGCGGGAGAATTGCCAACAATCAATCCGCTCTTTGCGACACGCAAGCACCGATATATCTACAGCTTGCCTTATCAGGGCAGGAGcaccatgatggatggaatTGTCAAGACAGACACACAAACTAGGGAGGTTCTGTTTTGGGATATTCCAAAGGGACACAGTCCTGGCGAAGCTATCTTTGTACCGAGACTACCAACAGGTTCCAACGccgagcaagaagaggatgacggaGTGCTTTTAAGCATTATTCTTGATGGGTTTGACAAAACAAGCTACCTTTTGTGTTTGGATGCAAAGACAATGAAGGAGCTAGGACGTGCCGAGCTTGCATTTGCGATTGGGCTGGGATTTCACGGTGTGCATGTTACCGCAAGTAGTAAAGAGATAGAGAGGGTGACTGGATCTTTTACGCAAAAATAG
- a CDS encoding hypothetical protein (EggNog:ENOG503PCRR), giving the protein MEPTTSGASGSASGPPPGAFAGPPDPSLIPSVPTDAANTAAHSFTAAAVTLNIISFILFSARLWTRSFPVFHMGWDDYVISAAWVLVLTNSILLILTVPYTFGGDPSTFTLADVIYSNKLAVLSQPIWAWSMAAIKISVAGMLLRLEQRKSVRHFLWVMIALQVIVSIYGTLAAVLQCIPLHAAWDLLGLVADAKCWSKGAIRVNSICIASFNIVTDVIFALMPVTFLRKVQIPLRERIVIGVLMALGIFASAASIVKATMAANFGLTEDPNLEGIQMGTWSLVEEQVAFIAACIPCLRKPFQQVLQHFGLATANASTKKTGATGYGRMNGTSGVSNVNGAIRMKSLNSSRAQSEEDILGPNGQNGEAEIWRTTEVRVDLEGGNSVREETIREKI; this is encoded by the coding sequence ATGGAGCCAACAACTTCGGGCGCCTCGGGAAGCGCCAGCGGCCCTCCTCCGGGAGCCTTCGCCGGGCCACCTGATCCAAGTCTCATCCCCTCCGTACCCACCGATGCCGCGAACACGGCTGCCCACTCCTTCacagccgccgccgtcaccCTCAACATCATATCTTTCATCCTTTTCAGCGCCCGGTTGTGGACGAGATCCTTCCCGGTCTTCCacatgggatgggatgactATGTCATCAGCGCCGCCTGGGTCCTCGTCCTGACCaactccatcctcctcatcctcaccgtcCCCTACACCTTCGGCGGTGACCCCTCGACCTTTACCCTCGCCGATGTGATCTACTCCAACAAGCTTGCCGTGCTATCCCAGCCCATCTGGGCCTGGTCCATGgccgccatcaagatctCCGTCGCCGGCATGCTTCTCCGCCTCGAGCAGCGCAAGTCTGTCCGTCACTTCCTGTGGGTCATGATCGCCCTCCAGGTAATTGTCAGCATCTACGGCACCCTGGCCGCCGTCCTGCAGTGCATTCCCCTCCACGCCGCGTGGgatctcctcggccttgttgCCGACGCAAAGTGCTGGAGCAAGGGCGCCATCCGCGTCAACTCGATCTGCATCGCCAGCTTCAACATTGTCACCGACGTCATCTTTGCCCTCATGCCCGTGACCTTCCTCCGAAAGGTTCAGATCCCCCTCCGGGAGCGTATTGTTATCGGTGTCCTCATGGCTCTGGGTATCTTCGCCTCTGCGGCGTCCATCGTCAAGGCGACCATGGCGGCCAACTTTGGTCTTACCGAAGACCCCAACTTGGAGGGTATCCAGATGGGTACGTGGTCATTGGTGGAGGAACAGGTCGCCTTCATCGCCGCTTGCATTCCTTGCCTGCGCAAGCCTTTCCAGCAGGTGCTGCAGCACTTTGGATTGGCGACTGCCAACGCGTCCACCAAGAAGACAGGCGCCACCGGGTACGGCCGGATGAATGGGACCAGCGGGGTTAGCAACGTCAATGGCGCGATCAGAATGAAGAGCTTGAACAGCAGCCGGGCGCAGAGCGAGGAGGACATTCTCGGGCCGAATGGGCAGAACGGGGAGGCAGAAATCTGGCGGACCACAGAGGTGCGTGTGGATCTGGAAGGGGGCAACTCGGTAAGGGAAGAGACCATAAGGGAAAAGATCTGA